In the Lates calcarifer isolate ASB-BC8 linkage group LG16_LG22, TLL_Latcal_v3, whole genome shotgun sequence genome, TCGCTTCCATCCAACAGGTAGTTAGttatttcatgcatttttttcaCCGATGTTAGTTTGactgaaaatagttttttaCCCCAAAAAAGACCGGGGGGGGGGACATACATCGTATTTATTTTCCCACATTAATCGACTGTGAACATCTCTGTGTACAAACCTGAAAGCTGCGGTTGAAATGAAAGGTATGCACATCCATCATGAGGTTTGTGGACCACACAGTACACAGTTGTGTATGACTGAAAGAGCTTAGTGTTAGTGGTCTGCAAGTCCTGATATGAATGCCCCCTACCTCAGTTAGATATATATAGGGCAAAAAAGGGGGGTTGGGGTTTGTGAAGCTTAAATATGTAATTTTGATTTAATGTTGACCATTGTTGGCTCCAGACACCTATGACCTTCCCAGGGATGAACAGGTATAGATGGTGGATAGATTTAAAACTATTCTGTAAATATGACAAGGCTGCAGAACAATGCATGGGCTGTTTGCATGTATGGACACACTTCTATAGATTAGTAGTGGCTCTGCATACATGTTTCAATTTGCTGTCAAAGATGATGTTGAATATGGATTTATTTGCTTGATACATCATGTCATTTTCAGCTAATATGATTGTTGTAATATTAATGTCTAATGTTATTTTCCAACTAACTCTATGTAGCAGTTCTCCAGTTTCCACAGGAGACCATCACCTTCATCTAATCTAGATTTTATTGCTGCTCTTTGAGATGTGCtttgttgtaaatgttttgtgtaaCTGATACTTATTGCTTCTTTCTCAGCCAAACCCATCAGTCTGGTGGAGAGATGCTACTGCCGCTCAACGGTCAACAACCTCCCACGGGCTTACATCCGAGAGCTCAGGTTCATCCACACGCCTAACTGCCCCTTCCAAGTGATGTGAGTATTGTTCTTAATGCTAGTTTCACTGGAtggcactctctctctctcaaacacatacgcagacacacacacacacacacacacacacacacacaagtgtgtgcTTTCCACCCTGGcactaaaaaaaatcagacacgTATCCTCCTTGTTGGACATTTCTCACCATCAATCTCTGAGAGGTGACAGGCCAGAGAAAGGAGttgtaaatgcatgtgtgcacacacgcCCCTCTGTCACtcgccctcacacacacacactccacagaaaacaggacatttttacCACAGGCACACTGACACATCCACAGGAAGTGCTCTGTTTGAGTATGAGTGACTGTGAAGGGGAGGTGGAAATTGgatgcagttttgttttcaaCAGGAAAGCAATAATTGTGGGTTTTGTAATTGGGTTTGCTTCTCATTTGCTTGTCACGCAGCGTTTCCTCCTCATACTGTGCTTACAACCTTTCAGGCTGATTCCATTCATTGTTTCAGGCCTGTATGGAGTGAATTTACAGATGAAAGTGTGCAGAAGGCACAAGTACAGTGCAGTTGGTTACACTACACAGGAAAACTTCAGGAACAGTTAAATGTTAAGATTAGGAAATACAACTGGGGGGCCTTACAACTACACATGCAGGAAGAgtgaaaaactgattttagttagtcaaaaacaggacacagaggaggcatGATCTCCTACACAGAGACATATGATCCAGTCTTGACCCATTCTGTAAATAACCACAGGGTGATGCTGGATTTAGAAAGGAGCCTGTAGCCACATGTTGATAAACTGACTCCTCAACCTCCATGTGCTCAAATTTTACAGCACATTAATTAGGTAGTTCAATCAATGGTGATCTCAGAGGACAGCCTGAAAGCACATattttatatgaatatatgcAGCAGCTTTACAAGCAAGGGGGAGGAGCCACTGGTCATTATCAAACGTATACACTCCTGTGAAAAAGCTCTCCGTATGTGTCAAACCGACAAGGCAGTGTCAATTCAGTCTCTTTGATAACAATGTGTCAAGATACCTGACGTCACTGACTTTGCATCATTCACCCTTTCATCTTCAGCTGAGGAATAATTGGTATATACTGaactcttctcctttttctaaTCAGTGCCAAGCTGAAGTCAAacaaagaggtgtgtgtgaacCCAGAGGTCCGGTGGCTGCAGCAGTACCTGAAGAACGCTATCAACAAGTAAGTACAGATAAATCAGACTGATTTCTGtcactgattgtgtgtgtgtttgctgcaaCACATGCTTCTGTCATTAGTCAGTCTTTAACAGATAACCCATCTGCAAAATCACTTCCACTCTATAGAAATTTAAAGTAAGCAATGCAAGAATGTAAAAGCACAAATGCGCATTTGGGCATCCATCAATAGACCATTGTGAGAGTGACAGCCCTTAATTGCTCAACTTTTATTGGAGCCCAAACTCAAACATGCTAGTACATGACCATGATTCCACTTTCACACACAGGCTGTGGGTTTGATGTGGGATaatacacagactttaaaaccacatttaatCTGTTCTTACTAAACTGCTGTTATTAGTTCACTGTTCATACAAGACCCAGGTCTGCAAGGGCAGTTTTATAAAATATACACTTATGTACAGAGTTACACTGGAGATTTAGCAAGATGTAAGATGGGGAAAATAGTGCAACTTTATAGAAGTGCCTTTCTCTTTTGCTTATGTAATTTAACATTAATGCAGAAACTTAAATTATCTAAAAAGTTTGTCTGAGATTAAGACATCTTAAAGTCAAAGCCAATATCAACTGTCTCCTTCCTGTCCTGAAGAAGGAGACACTATTCTGAAAAACCCTTGGCACCATAAAGTTTATGGAAGGGATCAAGTTACCATCCTGAAATCTATGCAGTCATATATTTCTAAGCACCCCTTCAGTGCTTAGATGAAACACACTCTGCACTGTGTTGGGGAGGCAGATAAAGTCCTGTCTTTCCATGTGaagaaaactaaatgaaatgcAGAATGTTGAAACTCTATGTTCCATCCTCTGACATACACACTCAATACCCACAGACTGATCCGCCCGCAGTCCCGCAGTCAGACTGTCTGTCTCAAGGATGATTGTGAAGCCTTGACTTGTCAAGGTGTCAACAGTCCTCTGCATAACAAAACAGCCCATGTAGAGAGTAGATGGTGGTCATTTACAATGGATCAGTCCTTATGTGTTTCCAATTACACATGTAGTtaaaggggagggagggagggcaaaCCTATTTACAAtgtgtagaaacacacacaactttaaTGCTGGCCTTCAGGCTGGTAAACAAAACCATGATTAGCTTTTTGATTCAGCTGAAATATGAACATTTATAGATTATAATCCAAAGTCAATAATTAAACTGCCCACCCATGATCAAGTGTTTATACTGTCAGCCTGTGCAATGTGGTATATAGAAGCATACATCACTTTGCAGCTGCTGTGAATGTACATTCTGCAAAATTACATCTTTAGATCTATAATT is a window encoding:
- the cxcl12a gene encoding chemokine (C-X-C motif) ligand 12a (stromal cell-derived factor 1) is translated as MDVKLLALVAALTVMTYAPPSQAKPISLVERCYCRSTVNNLPRAYIRELRFIHTPNCPFQVIAKLKSNKEVCVNPEVRWLQQYLKNAINKMKKAKQGN